A single region of the Streptomyces sp. AM 4-1-1 genome encodes:
- a CDS encoding 5-oxoprolinase subunit PxpA, translated as MVEASIDLNADLGEGFGRWRLTDDERLLSVVTSANIACGFHAGDAVTMRRVCESAARRGVRVGAHVGYRDLAGFGRRSMDVPPEELVADVAYQIGALEVFARAAGSRVSYVKPHGALYNRVVHDERQAAAVVEGVLLAGGALPVLGLPGSVLHEWAEKGGLPTVSEAFADRAYTAAGTLVERGLDGAVVSDPATVVERSLSIARSGLVTSHCGRPVDVGARSLCLHGDTPGAVELARRVRDRLEESGVRVAAFV; from the coding sequence GTGGTCGAGGCTTCCATCGATCTCAACGCGGATCTCGGTGAGGGGTTCGGGCGTTGGCGGCTCACCGACGACGAGCGGCTGCTCTCCGTCGTCACCAGCGCCAACATCGCCTGTGGTTTCCACGCCGGGGACGCGGTCACCATGCGCCGGGTCTGCGAGTCGGCGGCGCGGCGCGGCGTGCGGGTGGGCGCGCATGTCGGTTACCGCGATCTGGCGGGCTTCGGCCGCCGCTCCATGGACGTGCCGCCCGAGGAGCTGGTGGCCGACGTGGCGTACCAGATCGGGGCGTTGGAGGTGTTCGCGCGGGCCGCCGGGAGCCGCGTCTCCTACGTCAAGCCGCACGGGGCGCTCTACAACCGTGTCGTCCACGACGAGCGGCAGGCCGCCGCGGTCGTCGAGGGGGTGCTGCTGGCGGGCGGGGCGCTGCCCGTGCTCGGACTGCCCGGTTCGGTGCTGCACGAGTGGGCCGAGAAGGGCGGGCTGCCCACCGTGTCCGAGGCGTTCGCGGACCGGGCGTACACCGCGGCGGGCACGCTCGTGGAGCGGGGCCTGGACGGGGCCGTCGTCTCCGATCCGGCGACCGTCGTCGAGCGGTCGCTGTCGATCGCCCGGTCGGGGCTCGTCACCTCGCACTGCGGCCGGCCGGTCGATGTCGGGGCGCGTTCGCTGTGTCTGCACGGTGACACCCCCGGCGCGGTGGAGCTCGCCCGGCGGGTACGGGACCGGCTGGAGGAGTCGGGCGTCCGGGTGGCGGCGTTCGTATGA
- the pxpB gene encoding 5-oxoprolinase subunit PxpB, translating to MSGEAEDRPGRSEHVDRGGGLRAGGEVLGPGGAARPRVLPVGERALLVEFGGGAGAEAFHAELLRRRAAGSLPPVREIVPAARTVLLDGLDDPERFGALLAHWEIPPLPSDERGTIEIPVRYDGPDLAVVADVWGVRPREVARIHTAAEFRVAFCGFAPGFGYLTGLPERYEVPRRATPRTAVPAGSVALAGPHTGVYPRSSPGGWQLIGRTDAVLWDHGRAPAALLTPGTRVRFVARES from the coding sequence ATGAGCGGCGAGGCCGAGGACCGCCCCGGGCGGTCGGAGCACGTCGACCGCGGTGGAGGTCTCCGGGCGGGCGGCGAAGTCCTCGGGCCCGGCGGTGCGGCGCGTCCGCGGGTGCTTCCGGTCGGTGAACGCGCGCTGCTCGTCGAGTTCGGCGGCGGGGCCGGGGCCGAGGCGTTCCACGCCGAGCTGCTGCGCCGCCGCGCGGCCGGCTCGCTCCCCCCGGTACGGGAGATCGTGCCCGCCGCGCGCACCGTGCTGCTGGACGGACTGGACGATCCGGAACGGTTCGGGGCGCTGCTCGCCCACTGGGAGATCCCGCCGCTCCCGTCGGACGAGCGGGGGACGATCGAGATCCCGGTGCGGTACGACGGGCCCGATCTCGCGGTGGTGGCCGACGTGTGGGGCGTACGGCCGCGGGAGGTGGCACGAATCCACACGGCGGCCGAATTCCGGGTGGCCTTCTGCGGGTTCGCGCCCGGCTTCGGCTATCTGACGGGACTGCCCGAACGGTACGAGGTGCCGCGCCGTGCGACGCCCCGTACCGCGGTCCCCGCCGGGTCCGTCGCGCTCGCGGGCCCGCATACGGGCGTCTACCCGCGTTCCTCCCCCGGCGGCTGGCAGCTGATCGGCCGGACGGACGCGGTGCTGTGGGACCACGGGCGGGCGCCGGCCGCGCTGTTGACACCCGGTACGCGGGTGCGGTTCGTGGCGCGGGAATCATGA
- a CDS encoding biotin-dependent carboxyltransferase family protein — protein MTGRVFTVVRAGSLTSVQDEGRPGHAHLGVPRSGSLDGPAARLANRLVGNPSWAAVLETTLNGCAVRPGRAVTAAVTGAHCRVLVDGRPAPWGAPVRVPAGAVLEVGGAERGVRSCLAFAGGVAVEPVLGSRSTDLLSGLGPAPLADGAVLPLGEPWGPARYAGVAPLPGPPDVLVLRLGPGPRTDWFTPDALRTLRSAVYRVSSSSNRVGLRTEGPALERAVPGELLSEGMVLGAVQVPPDGRPVVFLADHPTTGGYPVVGVVPEDDLAAAAQAAPGTPVRFVATRRARSRD, from the coding sequence ATGACGGGCCGGGTGTTCACCGTGGTCCGCGCCGGTTCGCTGACCTCCGTACAGGACGAGGGACGGCCCGGCCACGCCCATCTGGGGGTGCCGCGTTCGGGATCGCTCGACGGTCCGGCGGCCCGGCTCGCCAATCGGCTGGTCGGCAATCCTTCCTGGGCCGCCGTCCTGGAGACCACCCTCAACGGGTGCGCGGTGCGACCCGGCCGGGCCGTGACGGCGGCGGTGACCGGGGCGCACTGCCGGGTCCTGGTCGACGGACGGCCGGCTCCGTGGGGAGCCCCGGTGCGCGTCCCGGCCGGGGCGGTGCTGGAGGTGGGCGGCGCCGAGCGCGGGGTGCGCAGCTGTCTGGCGTTCGCGGGCGGGGTCGCGGTGGAGCCGGTGCTCGGCAGCCGCTCCACCGATCTGCTGTCCGGACTGGGCCCGGCGCCCCTCGCGGACGGCGCGGTGCTGCCGTTGGGTGAACCGTGGGGGCCCGCACGGTACGCGGGCGTGGCGCCGTTGCCCGGTCCGCCGGACGTGCTGGTGCTGCGGCTGGGGCCGGGGCCGCGGACCGACTGGTTCACCCCGGACGCGCTGCGCACCCTGCGGTCGGCGGTGTACCGGGTGTCCTCGTCGAGCAACCGCGTCGGGCTCCGCACGGAGGGACCCGCGCTGGAACGCGCCGTGCCGGGTGAACTGCTCAGCGAGGGGATGGTGCTCGGAGCCGTACAGGTGCCGCCGGACGGGCGGCCGGTGGTGTTCCTCGCCGACCATCCCACGACCGGCGGCTATCCGGTGGTGGGCGTCGTGCCGGAGGACGATCTCGCGGCGGCGGCCCAGGCCGCGCCGGGCACACCGGTGCGCTTCGTGGCCACGCGCCGGGCGCGGAGCCGGGACTGA
- a CDS encoding hydantoinase B/oxoprolinase family protein codes for MTGRWEFWIDRGGTFTDVVGRRPDGELVTRKLLSHDPDRRQDAAVAGIRLLLGLRPDEPVPADRVAGVKMGTTVATNALLERRGEPTVLVITEGFRDALRIAYQNRPRLFDRHIVLPEAVHERVIEVPERVDAHGTVVRPLDTAAVTERLRAARGDGFRSAAIVLMHGYRHPAHEAAVADAARGAGFTRISCSHEVSPLIRLVPRGDTTVVDAYLSPVLRRYVDEVAAELAGIRLTFMQSNGGLREAAHFRGKDAVLSGPAGGVVGMARTSEQAGHDRVIGFDMGGTSTDVSHYAGVFERQLGTEVAGVRMRAPMMNIHTVAAGGGSVLHFDGRRYRVGPDSAGAVPGPACYRCGGPLTVTDANVMLGRVRPAHFPAVFGPRGDLPLDTDVVRTRFGELADEVARATGTRPGPAEVAAGFLEIAVLDMATAVKKISVRRGHDITRYALTSFGGAGGQHACAVADALGIETVLVPPLAGVLSAYGIGLADATAMREQSVEAELDASCRDAVADLCDALAARTRAELRADAVPDHAISTHARVSLRYEGTDASLSVGLDTVPAMTDAFETEHRARYGFTTDKPLIVEAVSVEAVGVTQSRPPRTGAPRPPGTAGGGTPEPRGAARMFTQGRWQDAPLYRRDELPPTAPVSGPAVIAEDDSTTVVDPGWQAAAIGTGHLVLTRTRPRAGRPAVGTRVDPVMLEVFNSLFMSIAEQMGVRLRNTSRSVNIKERLDFSCAVFDADGNLVANAPHIPVHLGSMDESIKEVLRRNRGTMRPGDVYAINDPYHGGTHLPDVTVVTPVFDEAGDALRFLVASRGHHAEIGGITPGSMPAFSRTVDEEGVLFDNWPLVRGGEFREAETRELLTRAPHPSRDPDTNLADLRAQIAANEKGIAELRRVTDEFGTDVVDAYMGHVQDNAEESVRRIIDGLSDGSCRYETDNGAVIEVALTVDRASRGAVLDFTGTSPQQPGNLNAPKSVVTAAVLYVFRTLVTDDIPLNSGCLKPLEVRVPEGSMLAPVHPAATVAGNVETSQAVTGALYAALGVQAEGSGTMNNLTFGNDHVQYYETVASGSGAGDGFDGTDAVQTHMTNSRLTDPEVLEWRYPVLLESFRVREGSGGAGRRRGGDGVERRVRFLEPMTVTLLSGHRRVPPYGMAGGRPGALGSQYVERADGTRTELEGCDTAAVGPGDVLVLRTPGGGGYGTVAGGEEHGGRGGRGGAGGA; via the coding sequence GTGACCGGGCGCTGGGAGTTCTGGATCGACCGGGGCGGCACCTTCACTGACGTGGTGGGCCGCCGCCCGGACGGAGAGCTGGTCACCCGCAAGCTCCTCTCCCACGACCCGGACCGCCGCCAGGACGCCGCCGTCGCGGGAATCCGGCTGCTGCTCGGACTCCGGCCCGACGAGCCGGTCCCCGCCGACCGGGTCGCGGGCGTGAAGATGGGCACCACCGTGGCCACCAACGCCCTGCTGGAACGGCGTGGCGAGCCGACCGTCCTCGTCATCACCGAGGGATTCCGGGACGCCCTGCGCATCGCGTACCAGAACCGGCCCCGCCTCTTCGACCGCCACATCGTGCTGCCCGAAGCGGTCCACGAACGGGTCATCGAGGTTCCCGAACGCGTCGACGCCCACGGAACCGTCGTCCGGCCCCTCGACACGGCAGCGGTCACCGAGCGGCTGCGGGCCGCCCGGGGCGACGGATTCCGCAGCGCGGCGATCGTCCTCATGCACGGCTACCGCCATCCGGCCCACGAAGCCGCCGTCGCCGACGCGGCGCGCGGGGCCGGATTCACCCGGATCAGCTGCTCCCACGAGGTCAGCCCGCTGATCAGGCTCGTGCCGCGCGGTGACACCACCGTCGTCGACGCCTACCTCTCACCCGTCCTGCGCCGGTACGTCGACGAGGTCGCCGCCGAGCTCGCCGGGATCAGGCTGACGTTCATGCAGTCCAACGGCGGGCTGCGGGAGGCGGCGCACTTCCGGGGTAAGGACGCCGTCCTGTCCGGTCCGGCCGGCGGCGTGGTCGGCATGGCCCGTACGTCCGAACAGGCCGGACACGACCGGGTCATCGGCTTCGACATGGGCGGCACCTCCACCGACGTGTCGCACTACGCGGGCGTCTTCGAGCGGCAGCTCGGCACCGAGGTGGCGGGGGTGCGGATGCGCGCCCCGATGATGAACATCCACACCGTCGCCGCGGGCGGCGGTTCGGTGCTGCACTTCGACGGCAGGCGCTACCGGGTGGGCCCCGACTCGGCGGGCGCGGTTCCCGGCCCCGCCTGCTACCGCTGCGGCGGGCCCCTCACCGTCACCGATGCCAACGTGATGCTGGGCCGTGTCCGCCCCGCGCACTTCCCGGCCGTCTTCGGTCCCCGCGGCGACCTGCCGCTGGACACGGACGTCGTACGGACACGCTTCGGTGAACTGGCCGACGAGGTCGCCCGCGCCACCGGGACCCGCCCCGGCCCCGCCGAGGTCGCCGCCGGATTCCTGGAGATCGCCGTGCTCGACATGGCGACCGCGGTCAAGAAGATCTCCGTGCGGCGCGGCCACGACATCACCCGCTACGCGCTCACCAGCTTCGGCGGAGCGGGTGGCCAGCACGCCTGCGCGGTCGCCGACGCCCTCGGCATCGAGACGGTGCTGGTGCCGCCCCTCGCCGGGGTGCTCTCCGCGTACGGCATCGGCCTCGCCGACGCCACCGCCATGCGTGAACAGTCCGTCGAGGCGGAACTCGACGCCTCCTGCCGGGACGCCGTGGCGGACCTCTGCGACGCACTCGCCGCACGCACCCGCGCCGAACTGCGCGCCGACGCCGTGCCGGACCACGCGATCAGCACCCACGCACGGGTGTCGCTGCGGTACGAGGGGACGGACGCGAGCCTGTCCGTCGGCCTGGACACGGTCCCCGCCATGACGGACGCCTTCGAGACCGAGCACCGCGCCCGGTACGGCTTCACCACCGACAAGCCGCTGATCGTCGAGGCGGTCTCGGTCGAAGCGGTCGGCGTCACGCAGTCCCGTCCGCCGCGCACGGGCGCCCCCCGCCCTCCGGGCACGGCGGGCGGCGGAACACCGGAACCGCGTGGGGCGGCCCGGATGTTCACCCAGGGGCGATGGCAGGACGCCCCGCTGTACCGGAGGGACGAACTTCCCCCGACCGCCCCGGTGTCCGGCCCCGCCGTCATCGCCGAGGACGACTCCACCACCGTGGTCGACCCCGGCTGGCAGGCGGCCGCCATCGGCACCGGCCATCTGGTGCTCACCCGGACCCGTCCGCGCGCCGGACGCCCGGCGGTCGGCACCCGGGTCGACCCGGTCATGCTGGAGGTGTTCAACAGCCTCTTCATGTCGATCGCCGAACAGATGGGTGTGCGCCTGCGGAACACCTCCCGGTCCGTCAACATCAAGGAACGGCTCGACTTCTCCTGCGCGGTCTTCGACGCGGACGGCAACCTCGTCGCCAACGCCCCGCACATCCCCGTACACCTGGGATCGATGGACGAGTCCATCAAGGAGGTGCTGCGCCGCAACCGCGGCACCATGCGCCCCGGTGATGTGTACGCGATCAACGATCCGTACCACGGCGGCACCCATCTGCCCGATGTCACCGTCGTGACCCCGGTGTTCGACGAAGCGGGTGACGCGCTGCGGTTCCTGGTCGCCTCGCGCGGCCACCACGCCGAGATCGGCGGTATCACCCCCGGCTCGATGCCCGCCTTCAGCCGTACCGTCGACGAGGAGGGCGTCCTCTTCGACAACTGGCCGCTGGTCAGGGGCGGTGAGTTCCGTGAGGCCGAGACCCGCGAACTGCTCACCCGCGCTCCCCATCCCTCCCGTGACCCGGACACCAACCTCGCCGATCTGCGCGCCCAGATCGCGGCCAACGAGAAGGGGATCGCCGAACTGCGGCGCGTCACCGACGAGTTCGGCACGGACGTCGTCGACGCCTACATGGGCCACGTCCAGGACAACGCCGAGGAGTCCGTACGCCGGATCATCGACGGCCTGAGCGACGGCTCCTGCCGGTACGAGACCGACAACGGCGCGGTGATCGAGGTCGCGCTGACCGTGGACCGCGCGTCCCGCGGCGCCGTGCTCGACTTCACGGGTACCTCGCCCCAGCAGCCGGGGAACCTTAACGCCCCGAAGTCCGTGGTCACCGCCGCCGTCCTCTACGTCTTCCGGACACTGGTCACCGACGACATCCCGCTCAACAGCGGCTGCCTCAAGCCCCTGGAGGTGCGCGTCCCGGAGGGGTCCATGCTGGCTCCCGTCCACCCCGCGGCGACCGTCGCCGGAAACGTGGAGACCTCCCAGGCGGTCACGGGCGCGCTCTACGCGGCGCTCGGCGTCCAGGCGGAGGGCTCCGGCACGATGAACAACCTCACCTTCGGCAACGACCACGTCCAGTACTACGAGACGGTCGCCAGCGGTTCCGGTGCGGGCGACGGCTTCGACGGCACCGACGCCGTGCAGACCCATATGACCAACTCGCGGCTCACCGACCCCGAAGTCCTCGAATGGCGGTACCCGGTACTCCTGGAGAGCTTCCGGGTGCGCGAGGGCAGCGGAGGGGCGGGGCGCCGGCGCGGCGGCGACGGCGTGGAGCGCAGGGTGCGCTTCCTGGAACCCATGACCGTGACGCTGCTCTCCGGACACCGCAGGGTGCCGCCGTACGGGATGGCGGGCGGACGGCCGGGCGCCCTCGGCAGCCAGTACGTGGAGCGCGCGGACGGGACGCGGACCGAGCTGGAGGGGTGTGACACGGCGGCGGTGGGGCCCGGGGACGTACTGGTGCTGCGGACACCCGGCGGCGGGGGATACGGGACGGTTGCGGGCGGTGAGGAGCACGGGGGCCGGGGCGGGCGCGGGGGAGCCGGGGGCGCCTGA
- a CDS encoding HEAT repeat domain-containing protein: MFDPFIAPSGTLLGLLQRGRGDGTLHALAAPRPEALAALNHCVLSDPRHDWQVENRSLYYARLYLDLDGGVEEIERHLCHPDDHLDTDDSRTGLALSVLGHLASYGRDDALGLLRRYAATGANWAWALDELALRDDDAGLRSLAVPVLGRFPATARGAAELAAAVRDAYEPRPWRLWADDPREAVGARVRAASEQGSFDRWQRQMRPGGPRPGWSVQAVFDWAQQGIERGSALHVPAARCLSAVAGPDDRPAIVEAARSGPEGARCTALHHLAEIRDPAVLDLIEAAAVSPERPVADAAVAAFERMCGDEAVDRARRWARRPDALGTSAAGVLACRGGAGDAHLVLGALRDAVRGEGPDAPVLWTLVDGAGRLGIASAAPVLRHVYRETSSSHLRGRAARALAATDASFATGFAVECLWDCEETTREVAARHAETGDVRVAERLRRLAADPAEEAEVQTAVRSRIGPDAPAV, translated from the coding sequence ATGTTCGATCCGTTCATAGCGCCGAGCGGCACCCTGCTCGGCCTGTTGCAGAGGGGCCGCGGCGACGGCACGCTCCACGCGCTCGCCGCGCCACGTCCCGAGGCCCTGGCGGCTCTCAACCACTGCGTCCTGAGCGATCCCCGGCACGACTGGCAGGTCGAGAACCGCTCGCTGTACTACGCGCGCCTCTATCTCGACCTCGACGGCGGTGTCGAGGAGATCGAGCGCCATCTGTGCCATCCCGACGACCACCTCGACACGGACGACTCACGTACCGGTCTCGCGCTGTCCGTCCTCGGGCACCTCGCCTCGTACGGCCGGGACGACGCCCTCGGTCTGCTGCGGCGGTACGCGGCGACCGGCGCCAACTGGGCCTGGGCCCTCGACGAACTCGCCCTGCGGGACGACGACGCCGGACTGCGCTCCCTCGCCGTACCCGTGCTCGGCAGGTTCCCGGCCACCGCGCGGGGCGCGGCCGAACTCGCCGCCGCCGTACGTGACGCGTACGAGCCCCGGCCCTGGCGGCTGTGGGCCGACGACCCGCGCGAGGCGGTCGGCGCCCGGGTCAGGGCCGCGAGTGAACAGGGATCGTTCGACCGCTGGCAGCGGCAGATGCGGCCCGGCGGTCCGCGTCCCGGCTGGAGCGTCCAGGCCGTCTTCGACTGGGCGCAGCAGGGGATCGAGCGCGGCAGTGCCCTGCACGTGCCCGCCGCCCGCTGTCTCTCCGCCGTGGCGGGCCCCGACGACCGCCCGGCGATCGTCGAGGCCGCCCGCAGCGGCCCGGAAGGCGCCCGCTGCACGGCCCTGCACCATCTGGCGGAGATCCGGGACCCCGCCGTGCTCGATCTGATCGAGGCCGCGGCGGTGAGCCCGGAGCGTCCCGTCGCCGACGCGGCCGTCGCCGCGTTCGAGCGCATGTGCGGTGATGAGGCGGTGGACCGGGCCCGGCGCTGGGCCCGTCGCCCCGACGCCCTGGGCACCTCCGCGGCGGGGGTGCTCGCCTGCCGGGGCGGGGCGGGGGACGCGCACCTGGTCCTCGGCGCGCTCCGTGACGCGGTACGTGGCGAGGGCCCCGACGCACCCGTGCTGTGGACCCTCGTCGACGGAGCGGGGCGGCTCGGCATCGCCTCCGCGGCCCCGGTGCTGCGCCATGTCTACCGGGAGACGTCCTCCTCCCATCTGCGCGGCAGGGCGGCGCGCGCCCTGGCCGCCACGGACGCGTCCTTCGCGACCGGGTTCGCCGTCGAATGCCTGTGGGACTGCGAGGAGACCACCCGCGAGGTCGCCGCACGGCACGCGGAGACGGGCGACGTGCGGGTCGCCGAACGGCTGCGGCGGCTGGCCGCGGACCCGGCGGAGGAGGCCGAGGTGCAGACGGCGGTCCGCAGCAGGATCGGTCCCGACGCGCCGGCCGTCTGA
- a CDS encoding ankyrin repeat domain-containing protein has product MSETPDPEVVELATKVFGLARAGEAQALAGYVDAGVPANLTNDRGDTLLMLAAYHGHAAAVTALVDRGADPDRANDRGQTPLAGAVFKGERAVIEALLAAGADPSAGTPSARDAARMFDKADLLELFESR; this is encoded by the coding sequence ATGAGCGAGACTCCCGATCCCGAGGTCGTCGAACTCGCGACCAAGGTCTTCGGCCTGGCACGGGCCGGTGAGGCCCAGGCGCTGGCCGGGTACGTCGACGCGGGTGTACCGGCGAATCTCACCAATGACCGGGGCGACACCCTGCTGATGCTCGCCGCCTACCACGGGCACGCGGCGGCGGTCACCGCCCTCGTCGACCGCGGCGCGGACCCGGACCGTGCCAACGACCGGGGGCAGACCCCACTCGCCGGGGCGGTCTTCAAGGGCGAGCGCGCGGTGATCGAGGCACTGCTCGCGGCGGGCGCCGACCCGTCGGCCGGAACACCCTCCGCGCGGGACGCGGCCCGCATGTTCGACAAGGCCGACCTGCTGGAACTCTTCGAATCCCGATGA